One window of the Corynebacterium glutamicum ATCC 13032 genome contains the following:
- the topA gene encoding type I DNA topoisomerase encodes MADTAGTTGSKKKYLVIVESATKAKKIQPYLGNDYIVEASVGHIRDLPRGAADIPAKYKKEPWARLGVDTDRGFAPLYVVSPDKKKKVADLKAKLKLVDELLLATDPDREGEAIAWHLLEVLKPTVPVRRMVFNEITKPAILAAAENTRELDENLVDAQETRRILDRLYGYEVSPVLWKKVMPRLSAGRVQSVATRVIVERERERMAFVSADYWDLSAEFNARENGKADSDNPSSFTARLSTIDGNRVAQGRDFNDRGELTSEAVVVDKQRAEALAEALEGQEMAVVGVEEKPYTRRPYAPFMTSTLQQESGRKLHYTSERTMRIAQRLYENGHITYMRTDSTSLSEQGMKAARDQALELYGAEYVSPSPRTYDRKVKNSQEAHEAIRPAGETFATPGQLHGQLDAEEFKLYELIWQRTVASQMADAKGTSMKVTIGGTAKTGEKTEFNATGRTLTFPGFLRAYVETTRTADGRDVADNAEKRLPLLSEGDLLKVLSIEADGHSTNPPARYTEASLVKKMEDLGIGRPSTYASIIKTIQDRGYVYSRGNALVPSWVAFAVVGLLEANFTSLVDYDFTSSMEDELDNIAAGREGRTEWLNGFYFGDAEADQSMAESVARQGGLKALVDANLEHIDARSVNSLKLFDDAEGRAVNVRVGRYGPYIERIVGTTAEGEPEFQRANLPEETTPDELTLEVAEKLFATPQGGRELGINPANGRMVVAKEGRFGPYVIEQVTDSERAGAEAQAEEVVAAERKAEDEQRATDGMRPKNWETKTAANQKEKRINQLVEENLKPATASLFSGMEPATVTLEEALKLLSLPREVGVDPSDNEVITAQNGRYGPYLKKGSDSRSLNSEEQIFTVTLDEARRIYAEPKRRGRAAAQPPLKQLGDNDVSGKPMTVKDGRFGPYVTDGTTNASLRKGDVPESLTDARANELLSERRAKEAADGGAPAKKTSTKKTAAKKTTAKKTTAKKTVRKAPPKTTKNVVKAGAKKKS; translated from the coding sequence GTGGCAGATACCGCAGGCACCACAGGATCGAAAAAGAAGTACTTGGTGATCGTCGAGTCGGCGACCAAGGCTAAAAAGATTCAGCCTTACCTTGGCAACGACTACATCGTCGAGGCCTCCGTTGGTCATATTCGTGATCTGCCACGTGGCGCTGCTGACATCCCTGCAAAGTACAAGAAGGAGCCTTGGGCTCGTCTTGGTGTGGACACCGATCGCGGTTTCGCGCCGCTTTATGTGGTGAGCCCCGATAAAAAGAAGAAGGTCGCTGACCTCAAGGCGAAGCTCAAGCTCGTTGATGAGTTGCTGCTGGCAACAGACCCCGACCGTGAGGGCGAGGCGATTGCGTGGCATTTGCTTGAGGTGTTGAAGCCGACTGTTCCTGTGCGTCGCATGGTGTTCAATGAGATCACGAAGCCTGCCATTTTGGCTGCGGCGGAAAACACTCGTGAGCTGGATGAGAACCTGGTGGATGCGCAGGAAACTCGTCGTATTCTGGACCGTTTGTACGGCTATGAAGTCTCTCCTGTGCTGTGGAAAAAGGTCATGCCGAGGTTGTCGGCGGGCCGTGTGCAGTCGGTGGCAACCCGTGTGATTGTTGAGCGGGAGCGCGAGCGCATGGCGTTCGTGTCGGCGGATTATTGGGATCTGTCGGCGGAGTTTAATGCGCGTGAAAACGGCAAGGCGGATTCGGATAACCCGTCGTCGTTTACTGCGCGTTTGTCCACGATTGATGGAAACCGTGTTGCTCAAGGCCGTGATTTTAATGATCGGGGAGAGCTGACCTCGGAGGCTGTCGTCGTCGATAAGCAGCGTGCTGAGGCGTTAGCCGAGGCTTTGGAAGGCCAGGAAATGGCCGTCGTTGGGGTCGAGGAAAAGCCGTACACCCGTCGCCCTTATGCGCCGTTTATGACCTCTACGCTGCAGCAAGAGTCTGGCCGCAAGCTGCATTACACTTCTGAGCGCACGATGCGTATTGCGCAGCGCTTGTATGAAAACGGCCATATCACTTATATGCGTACTGACTCGACCTCGTTGTCGGAGCAGGGCATGAAGGCTGCGCGCGATCAGGCGTTGGAGCTGTACGGTGCGGAATATGTTTCGCCGAGCCCACGTACCTATGACCGCAAGGTGAAGAACTCCCAGGAGGCCCACGAGGCGATTCGCCCAGCTGGTGAAACTTTTGCGACCCCGGGCCAGCTGCATGGCCAGTTGGATGCGGAAGAATTTAAGCTCTATGAGCTGATTTGGCAGCGCACTGTGGCCTCCCAGATGGCCGATGCCAAGGGCACGTCCATGAAGGTCACCATCGGTGGCACCGCGAAGACCGGCGAGAAGACTGAGTTCAACGCGACCGGCCGCACGCTGACTTTCCCTGGCTTCCTGCGCGCTTACGTGGAAACCACCCGCACCGCCGATGGCCGCGACGTAGCTGACAACGCCGAAAAGCGTCTGCCACTGCTGTCTGAGGGCGATCTGCTCAAGGTTTTGAGCATCGAAGCCGATGGTCACAGCACCAATCCACCTGCGCGCTACACAGAGGCGTCGCTGGTGAAGAAGATGGAAGATCTGGGCATCGGCCGTCCTTCCACTTATGCATCGATCATTAAGACGATTCAGGATCGAGGCTACGTTTATTCGCGTGGCAATGCGCTGGTGCCGTCCTGGGTCGCGTTCGCCGTGGTCGGATTGCTTGAAGCCAACTTCACCTCGCTGGTGGATTACGATTTCACCTCCTCCATGGAAGATGAGCTGGACAACATCGCCGCAGGTCGCGAGGGCCGCACGGAGTGGCTCAACGGTTTCTACTTCGGCGATGCCGAAGCGGATCAGTCCATGGCTGAATCAGTTGCCCGCCAGGGCGGTTTGAAGGCGCTTGTCGACGCGAACCTGGAGCACATCGACGCGCGTTCAGTAAACTCACTCAAGCTTTTCGACGACGCCGAAGGCCGTGCCGTGAACGTTCGAGTCGGACGCTACGGTCCGTACATCGAGCGCATCGTGGGCACCACCGCGGAAGGCGAGCCAGAATTTCAGCGCGCCAACCTACCTGAGGAAACCACGCCTGATGAGCTGACCCTCGAGGTCGCTGAGAAGCTCTTCGCTACCCCACAAGGTGGACGTGAACTGGGCATTAACCCAGCAAACGGTCGCATGGTGGTGGCTAAGGAAGGCCGCTTTGGTCCATACGTGATCGAGCAGGTCACGGACTCAGAGCGCGCTGGCGCCGAAGCCCAAGCAGAAGAAGTCGTTGCAGCGGAACGAAAAGCTGAAGACGAACAACGTGCCACCGATGGAATGCGACCCAAGAACTGGGAAACCAAGACTGCCGCAAACCAGAAGGAAAAGCGCATCAACCAGCTGGTTGAGGAAAACCTCAAGCCAGCGACCGCATCCCTGTTCAGCGGCATGGAACCTGCAACCGTGACCCTGGAAGAAGCCCTCAAGCTGCTGTCCCTGCCACGCGAAGTAGGTGTCGATCCTTCCGACAACGAAGTGATCACCGCTCAAAACGGACGATACGGCCCTTATCTGAAGAAGGGTAGCGACTCCCGTTCCCTCAACAGCGAAGAGCAGATCTTCACCGTCACTTTGGATGAGGCTCGCCGCATCTACGCCGAACCAAAGCGTCGTGGACGCGCCGCTGCTCAGCCACCACTGAAGCAACTTGGCGACAATGACGTTTCCGGCAAACCAATGACCGTCAAGGACGGACGTTTCGGCCCATACGTCACCGACGGCACCACCAACGCGTCACTGCGCAAGGGCGATGTTCCAGAGTCCCTGACCGATGCGCGTGCCAACGAGTTACTTTCCGAGCGTCGTGCCAAGGAAGCAGCAGATGGCGGAGCTCCTGCGAAGAAGACGTCCACTAAAAAGACTGCAGCCAAGAAGACCACGGCTAAAAAGACAACAGCTAAGAAAACCGTGAGGAAGGCTCCGCCGAAAACCACCAAAAACGTGGTGAAGGCCGGCGCTAAGAAGAAGTCCTAA